In one window of bacterium DNA:
- a CDS encoding class I SAM-dependent methyltransferase: MYINRVFLVCMVVALAAFTASALWSQTPEKERSIDEKVQQFLAAERTKWRDMNVPESDGKVLYDIIIEHKYTKALEIGTSTGHSGIWISWALSKTGGKLTTIEIDESRHKKALENFKKAGLSDYIDARLADAHDLVPKLEGPFDFVFSDADKEWYKNYFVAVYPKLEAGGCFTAHNVLNRYTGTEEFLDYVKSLPDMETTIVRSSGSGISVSYKKPKP, from the coding sequence ATGTATATCAATCGGGTATTTCTCGTTTGCATGGTTGTTGCACTGGCGGCATTCACCGCTTCGGCCCTGTGGTCGCAGACGCCTGAAAAGGAACGGAGTATCGATGAGAAAGTGCAGCAGTTTCTCGCCGCCGAACGGACGAAATGGAGGGATATGAACGTCCCCGAGTCGGATGGCAAAGTGCTGTACGATATCATAATCGAGCATAAATACACAAAAGCCCTCGAAATCGGCACATCGACGGGGCATTCGGGAATATGGATATCCTGGGCGCTGAGCAAAACCGGCGGAAAGCTCACAACCATCGAAATCGACGAGTCCCGTCACAAAAAAGCGCTCGAGAATTTTAAGAAAGCTGGGCTTTCGGATTATATAGACGCCCGTCTTGCCGATGCCCACGATCTCGTACCGAAACTGGAGGGGCCGTTCGATTTCGTTTTTTCCGATGCGGACAAGGAGTGGTATAAAAACTACTTTGTAGCGGTTTATCCGAAGCTCGAAGCCGGCGGGTGTTTCACCGCGCACAATGTCCTCAACCGTTATACGGGAACGGAGGAATTCCTCGATTATGTGAAAAGCCTTCCCGACATGGAAACGACGATTGTCCGTTCGAGCGGCTCGGGGATTTCGGTCAGCTACAAAAAGCCTAAACCCTGA